The DNA region CCGTGCCTTGTCAGGATGGCTATACTGTGGCTCGTCCAGAAATTGCCTGATGATAGGCTCTCTCATGAGAAAGAAGCAACCTCCTCTCGCATCTACGCACCGTCTTGTACTCTATCATAACTGGTTCTTCCTGCCCAGCTCTCAGGACTCTTCTCCAGGCGTTTCGGTGGGGTGAGGTTCGCTGACTCTGCTGGCTGGCGCCCCTGGGCCTGGGTGGCGGGTGGCGGTTCCCACTGGCGGAAGGGCGCTGCTTGCTGCGCCGTGCTGCGCCGTGCTGCCCCTGCCTTGCTCCAGCTCTGGGGCGCGCTCGGGTCAGGGGAGTGTGAGGCTGAAGCGCGTGATCGAAAAGCGGGCATTGGGCCCAGTCACCAGCAGGCCGGCCCTGCCCCCGCTGTAGCCGCCGCGATCGCTCACGCTCTGGGTTGGGGCATTGAAATCCAGGGGAACCGCGTTGATGCGAGCCGTGAAGGTATCTCCGCGGGCGCTGATTTCCAGAGTGTCGGGAGCATGAGGACGGGGAGAGTAGGCCCCGCTCACCAGTACTAAGGGAGTACCGGGCTGATCCGCGTGGGCATCAAACTTCCAGAGAGCGTAGTGGCCAGCACCGTCGATGACCAGGGCATAGCAGGAAACGTAGTTCCCTTCGGGATGGAGGCGGAAAGCCAGGCCGTACCAGTTCTCTTCCCCACCTGCCAGGCGCTGTATTTGGGCCTGGAGCGTGAAGTTGGTCGGCAGGCTGCCTACGGCCTGGGGATAGGGGAAGTAGTAGGTGGCTGGTGGCGTCTGGTCGATCGTGATCAGATAGTGGCCATTGCCGATGGCGGTGCTGAATGCGGGAGCGCTGACGGTCCAGCGCTGTTGATTGTTCTGAAAAGTATCCGTAAAGGGCCGGGCCACGGCCTCGGAAGCGGGGCCTGATGTGCTCACGGACGGCAGCCAGTTGCTCAGCTGACCTTGCATGAGCGTGGCGGCGATGAGGAGGAGAAGCACCAGCCCACCGAGGGTGAAGGAAAGCCAGCGATGGTGCCAGAGGTGACCTCGCGGAGAGGCGGGCAGGGCCTGATGAGAACTGGGGGCGGGGTCCATGTGGGCCCTGGTGGGTCTGAGCACCGAAGTGAGGGCAGAGGTCGCAACGGGTGGCGTCTCTGTGTGGTTCGGGGCAGAGGTGATCTGGACCGGAGCCGCCAGCTCGCCAGCCTCGCTGGCCTGAGCTGCTGCAAGCTCAAGAGCGCTGGCTCTGTTTGACTGGCTGGGCGTTCGGCTTGCGTCCCCCTCTCGGCCTGGGAAAGCAATGGTCGTGCTCTCTCGCGACAGCAGGAGATCCAGTGTATGAGCCAGTTCTGCTGCTGACTGAAAGCGCTCATCGGGAGCTTTGGCCAGAGCGCGGGTAGTGATGTGGGCCAGGTCGTCTGAGATAGCTGGATTGAGCGTTCGGGCGTCTGGTGCTGGGCGATGAACATGTTGATAGAGCAGACCGAGGGTGCTATCGGCCTCGAAAGGAGGATGCCCTGTCACCATCTGAAAAAGAACTACTCCCAGGGCATAGATATCCGTGCGTGCGTCGACTGGGAGCCGCTTGATCTGCTCTGGAGCCATATAGGCTGCCGTGCCGATGAGCTCGCCTGCGCTGGTGAGCTGCGGGCGCTCCAGCTCCGGCTGTGTCGGCTCACCATCTTCTTCGCTCTGGCCAGACAGCGGCGACCCGTCTCTACGAGCCGCCAGGATGGCGCGTCGGTCGAGCAATTTGGCAATTCCGAAGTCGGAGAGCAAGATCTGGCGCTGCGGGCCGCTGCTCAAGAGCATGTTCTGGGGCTTCACGTCACGATGAACGATCCCGCGTTCGTGGGCCAGATGCAAAGCGCGGGCGAGGTCGCGGGCGTAGCGCATGGCCAGCATTGGGTCAAGAGGGCGACGGTCGCGCAGGAGGTCGCGCAGGGTGCCACCGCCGACGTACTGCATCACCAGGTAAGGGATCGTTCCGAGCTGGCCAAGGTCCGCTTCGCCGAAGTCGTAGACAGCTACGATGTGAGGATGCTCTAGACTCGCAATCAGTTGAGCCTCCTGCTCAAAGCGGGCGGCGAAGCCGGGGCGCGCCGCCACCTCCGGGCGAATGATCTTGATAGCCACATCGCGCCGCAGTCGTGAATGGTAAGCCTTATAGACTCGCGCCATTGCTCCTTCGCCGAGCTTATGCTCAATCAGATAGGCACCGAGCCGCTGCCCAATCAATGCGTCGCTATCCATCATGTTCTCTGCTTTTGCTAGAAAGATCGCTCCTTCCGGCGTGCTCGACGGACATCGTGGTCTATCATTCGTGGCAGACCACGAGGCCGGGCTCCCTCTGGCGCATGCCTCCGTTTGGCTTCCTGCGTATCAGGAGACACTAGGGGTGCAGCTCCAGGTGACCTGGATGCTATTGGCTGGCCCCTCGAAGAGTAGCAGAGCGGAAGATGGGCAGGCCTTGGTAGGGATCGAGACCTGGATCGACACCTTCTGGCCGGGGGGCAGGGTCCCGGCGGCGGGTGCAAACGTAACGCCGCTGATGCCGCTGCTGGAGCTGCTCCAGTTCAGCGCAGCGGCGTTCTGACTTGCTGCCTCGATCGTGACCAGGCACTGCCAGCTGGTCTCAGAACTGGAAAGCTGGCAATCTCTAGTTGCCTGAAGCGTGCCCGACTGCGGAGAGTCTAAAACCAGCGCCGGGGCAGGCTGTACTGTCAGTGTCACGGGGATGGTGAGCTGGCTCTGCCCGCTACTGAGGAGAATCTGCCCCTGGTAGCTTCCCGCTGCGAGTCTGGTTTGCAGGCTGCTCACAGAGACCGTGACCGAGGTTGAGCGATTCGCGTTGAGGGTGCCGCTGTTGCTGCTGAGATGCAGCCAGACCTGTTTTGTCTCCAGTTGCAGGGTGGCCGAC from Thermogemmatispora onikobensis includes:
- a CDS encoding protein kinase domain-containing protein, giving the protein MMDSDALIGQRLGAYLIEHKLGEGAMARVYKAYHSRLRRDVAIKIIRPEVAARPGFAARFEQEAQLIASLEHPHIVAVYDFGEADLGQLGTIPYLVMQYVGGGTLRDLLRDRRPLDPMLAMRYARDLARALHLAHERGIVHRDVKPQNMLLSSGPQRQILLSDFGIAKLLDRRAILAARRDGSPLSGQSEEDGEPTQPELERPQLTSAGELIGTAAYMAPEQIKRLPVDARTDIYALGVVLFQMVTGHPPFEADSTLGLLYQHVHRPAPDARTLNPAISDDLAHITTRALAKAPDERFQSAAELAHTLDLLLSRESTTIAFPGREGDASRTPSQSNRASALELAAAQASEAGELAAPVQITSAPNHTETPPVATSALTSVLRPTRAHMDPAPSSHQALPASPRGHLWHHRWLSFTLGGLVLLLLIAATLMQGQLSNWLPSVSTSGPASEAVARPFTDTFQNNQQRWTVSAPAFSTAIGNGHYLITIDQTPPATYYFPYPQAVGSLPTNFTLQAQIQRLAGGEENWYGLAFRLHPEGNYVSCYALVIDGAGHYALWKFDAHADQPGTPLVLVSGAYSPRPHAPDTLEISARGDTFTARINAVPLDFNAPTQSVSDRGGYSGGRAGLLVTGPNARFSITRFSLTLP